A part of Haloarchaeobius sp. HME9146 genomic DNA contains:
- a CDS encoding RNA-binding protein — MPKVPFHYVDLRAFCYATEDEKRVEDALRYYLPEEYEVDRMVNEGHHGDRIVVLSARVENADDVRHVLARVAELDDIESVIGELDDRVTDNCELFLRLDKQAAFSGETGLGEGITFRAKVEAYPAKKEAAVKNARETLESLREQ; from the coding sequence ATGCCGAAGGTTCCGTTCCACTACGTCGACCTGCGTGCGTTCTGTTACGCCACCGAAGACGAGAAGCGCGTCGAGGACGCCCTGCGCTACTACCTCCCGGAGGAGTACGAGGTCGACCGCATGGTCAACGAAGGACACCACGGCGACCGCATCGTCGTGCTCTCCGCGCGGGTCGAGAACGCCGACGACGTCCGTCACGTCCTGGCGCGAGTGGCGGAACTGGACGACATCGAGTCGGTCATCGGGGAACTCGACGACCGCGTGACCGACAACTGCGAGCTGTTCTTGCGACTCGACAAGCAGGCCGCCTTCTCCGGCGAGACCGGCCTCGGCGAGGGTATCACCTTCCGGGCGAAGGTGGAGGCCTACCCCGCGAAGAAGGAAGCGGCCGTGAAGAACGCCCGCGAGACGCTGGAGTCGCTGCGCGAGCAGTAA
- a CDS encoding RNase P subunit p30 family protein, giving the protein MYEAVHAHPDGETTVARFAHTAAEYGYDGIVVRNHGDARADYDAERIAEAYDIDVVPGLEIRADDQNQASGYIGNYRRQYTLLLMHGGSKPLNRFAVEQDRIDVLCHPMRDRGDFNHVLAKAAAENGVRIEFNLRDVLRKTGGQRVQSFQSLRKLRELVEKYDAPYVVSGDPRSHLELRASRELVALGEAIGFDREQVADGLREWGRLATRNRERESDAFIEPGVRRGRYEETD; this is encoded by the coding sequence ATGTACGAGGCCGTCCACGCCCACCCCGACGGTGAGACGACAGTCGCCCGGTTCGCCCACACCGCCGCCGAGTACGGGTACGACGGCATCGTCGTCCGCAACCACGGTGACGCTCGCGCCGACTACGACGCCGAGCGCATCGCCGAGGCGTACGACATCGACGTGGTCCCCGGCCTCGAGATCCGCGCCGACGACCAGAACCAGGCGTCGGGCTACATCGGGAACTACCGCCGCCAGTACACGCTCTTGCTCATGCACGGCGGGTCGAAGCCCCTGAACCGGTTCGCCGTCGAACAGGACCGCATCGACGTGCTCTGTCACCCGATGCGCGACCGGGGCGACTTCAACCACGTCCTCGCCAAGGCCGCCGCCGAAAACGGGGTTCGCATCGAGTTCAATCTCCGCGACGTGCTCCGCAAGACCGGCGGGCAGCGCGTCCAGAGCTTCCAGTCGCTGCGGAAACTGCGGGAACTGGTCGAGAAGTACGACGCCCCCTACGTCGTGAGTGGTGACCCCCGCTCGCACCTGGAACTGCGAGCGTCGCGAGAGCTCGTCGCGCTCGGCGAGGCAATCGGGTTCGACCGCGAGCAGGTCGCCGACGGCCTGCGCGAGTGGGGGCGACTCGCGACCCGGAACCGCGAGCGCGAGTCCGACGCTTTCATCGAACCCGGGGTGCGTAGAGGCCGGTATGAAGAGACCGATTGA
- a CDS encoding DUF1918 domain-containing protein: protein MSFEEDDRVVLHDKHSEYDGQTGKITQVMETMFGDATYTIAFEDGQEQGIPEDQLEAAADDDEDDEE from the coding sequence ATGAGCTTCGAGGAAGACGACCGCGTCGTCCTGCACGACAAGCACAGCGAGTACGACGGCCAGACCGGCAAGATCACCCAGGTCATGGAGACCATGTTCGGTGACGCCACGTACACCATCGCGTTCGAGGACGGCCAGGAGCAGGGCATCCCGGAGGACCAGCTCGAGGCCGCCGCGGACGACGACGAAGACGACGAAGAATAA